DNA from Prunus persica cultivar Lovell chromosome G6, Prunus_persica_NCBIv2, whole genome shotgun sequence:
CGTTGAGGAAGGAGAGGAAGCCAGTGGAGGCTGTAGGCTCTTGCTCGTCCAAGAAGAGGTCCTCGGGAACCCTAAAGGCGCCGTGAGCGAAGACGACGGCAGCGCCGACGAGTAGAGCCGAGATGAGTAGGGATCCGACGGAGGTGAGGAAGACGACGAAGATGGAGAAGGCGATGAGGCCCCAGAGGGTCTGGGTGTCGGAGAAGGTGCGGCCGAAGATGACGAGGGGCTGATCGGAGGGCCGGAAGAGGTAGAGGAAGAGCCAGCCGGCGAGGAGACCGAGGAGGACGAGGAGAGAGAATGGGTGGGTGAAGAGGGAGACGGCGACGATGAGAGCGATGGTGGCGAGGTAGTTGACGCGGAAGTAGGAGTAGTTCTTGCGGACGCGACCGGTGGCTTCGGAGAGCGACTCGGGCTTGGCGAAGGCGGAGCGGTCGAAGAGCTCGGTCCAGGGGCGGCGCTGGGAGAGGCCGTTGCGGAGATTTTCCGAGATGTGGGTGATGAAGGCGCGGAAGGCTGGGGTGGCGATCGGGGCCTGGGATTGGACGGAGCCGGCGGTGGTTGTGGACGTGGTTGAGACCGGAAGGATCGGAGGTGGGGTTGGGTTCGACATTGCGGATCGGTGGAGCTGATCTGATCTCGGATTTTGGATCTCGGATCTGATGTTGTGAATTTTAGTTTTGAGGGATTTTGGGGGGTGTTTTTTGGTTATAAGGGAAGGAGGGAAGGGGGTGTGGGCTAAGAAAAGGAAAGTCGATGGAAATAGGAGGGGAAGTAAATTAGGGGAGGGAAGTTTTACGGTTCTTCTTGCTTCGTCTTTACGCGTTCGCCGTCAAAAGCCGGGTGAAATTATATCACCcggaaattttcaatttccacTCTCTCTTTCCCGGAggattttgtatttgtattataTCGTCACAAAGTCTCAAATCCACCGCATAAAATCATCTCCAGTCTACATGGACGGCctaaaataaaacaagcaaaacTTAGTGGATCCCCTTCATACTACTTATTTTGCCTTAATGTTATGACTTCTGTTTAAATTATCAATTTatgtttagttttaatttgcCTAAAATGGGTTCAACCCAAatttcaacttcttttttaaaaaaatctttttctttcaataaagTGCATCACGTAGAAATTTTGTCTTACACCATTAGATTTACCGAAAATCTAGTCGGAAGAGCTCTCCAGTTTGGAGAAAGTCCAATAAAACAGCACATGCACTGAGTAAAGCTAAGGAAAGAACACAGCCCTAAGGCAGAGATCAATGGAGAGAGTTTCAGAAAGTCTAAAAGAATACGGACTAGATCAAGAAGTGATTGGTGATAACGGGGCTCTCATGGATTGCAATCATTATGGGGGCAAGAAACTATGGCTACTCTGCACTGAAAGAGTGCACTTTCAAATATCCAGTTAGGAAGGCAAGCCAAATTTAAGATAGACAACAGACCCGAACAGATGCATACACCGAAGAAATGAACCTTAAACCGGGATTGCCAACCATGGGTACCATAACATCATTGATCATTACCCAGGGAACACAATTCCCGATGCAAATGTACGCATACAAAGCCTTAAAAAGTTCCATTAGGTTCTACTAAACAAAAGCACACATACAGAAAATGCCAATATCCTTTCCAGAATTATCAAAGTACTGTGGTACCAAATCATCACTAGATATAAAGCTGTCTCTGAATAGAGAGCATAAAGTTGGGGAGAAATTTAAGATACTGCTCCGATGGTAACACGCACTTTAGAAGGTAGACCCGTTCCATCCAAAGTTGGAACCCTGCAGAATAACAAAACACCAGAATCATCTAAAGTGGCAAGTAGTAGAATAAATTGCAAATCAACATGAATTTGATTCTTGAGAAAGACTGACAGGAGCTATGCTTAAGGCTTTAGACAGTAAAGACTTATTTACATGATCTAGTTCTGGTGTAAAGCATGCAAACACTGTGCATATTCTTGACTTTGATGGGCCTAAACAAACAGGAAGAATGCAATGAGAAGAAACGAGTGCACGACATGACACTTTTCTATGGAAAACTTGAAAAGGTGAGATGGCTTGCCTTGGTGTCATAGAACTTGAGGAAAAATCGTGACTTGGGCACAGACAACTTAGTCTCAAGAATTGCGGCAATTGCAGCACTCAACTTCTTGTTCACATCAGGGTTAAGGCCACCAATGGAGACCAACTCACCATAGGCAGCTGGCTGCTCAGTCCCACCAAAAGCTATGGGTACTGATCCCTTCAGCACAATCATCACATACTGCATATCGACAATCACAATATACATAAGAAGATCTCAAACACgaccaaaacaaaagaggaaaatagtTAAAAAGGGAACTAAGCAAACAAGTAATGGAGCAATACATCACATACAAAAGCGTCGAAACATCACTATAAAcctaaaaagtaaaattccCATCCAATATCAGTGGAAAACCAAAACATCTTCTCAACCAATTCCGAAACAGAACTTAGAACACATCGGGTGAGTTGTTGGAAACTCGGATGCTATCGTTAAAAGACAAGCATATAACTCTATGATTGCCCTCTTCCACGAATACTCAAGAACCCCAAGCCCACCAGTTTGGTTAGAGAACCCTTTTTCTATGGCAAGCAAAGCGAGCTACAGAGGAGGTACATTGCATTGCTTTCCCTAAAATATTAACTAAAGCAAACCTCAATCTCTAACATCTACCGCTCACTAATATTTCTCATTTGTTTGGTGTTCAAGTTATGCATCGTAgaatcaaaaaaaaattactgaaaAGTCAACCTAATCAAAATTACTAAACCGAAAGTCAAAATTAGCAAGACTTATAAACCTACTTTTGTTTAAGCTAAAATACCAAATATTGATCATCaagcaaaaataaacataacaaaattCGAAAAGGAACATGCATCTACCTAAAATTTAGAGTTCAACACAAAAATTCTAAAATCTGGGTAAATAATGCGCGCGcgcgcgagagagagagagagaaccgtACGGCCTCGGGCTTGCTGATGATCTTGGCGACGGTGGAGGTGGCTTCGGAGAGGATAGAGGAGGTGTCTACTCCTTCCAGGCTGACGTTAGCTGAGATGTTAAGGCACGGCATCGTTTTCGTCTCTGAAACTCTCTCACACTCGACTGCTTCTGCAAATGCTCTGGCAATATATAAAAACCCTCACCCTCGCTTTCGTCTTGTCCCCTTCTATTTTATGGGAGAGAGATAATCTCAGTATCATACACACATTTTAACTTCCCAAAATGCCCCTTTCGCCATCAGCACACTTGAAAGATGGGTTTGGCCCGTTGCTCTCATTCTTTGAGCCCGTATTTGATTCGATCAGAATAAGTGATTCGGATCCGTTCTACCTCTATGGACCAACTAATATTTTGTTTCAGAAAACTTCCTGTTTGAACTTGGGCCTAATTTTGGGCCGAGGTCAATTTTGACAATTTATATACTCTCccataaaataaagagaattcAACCTCCAATCAGGTTGAAAGGCCTAATTCGATGAAATGAAAAAATGACACACGAAACAATATAGATTTTATTGTTCATAGTGTCATACGTTCCTCGAGTACAATTTATCTTTTTACAATAGCCATATCATATACAATTTGAcatgttattttattaatcgGCACATAATGTTAAAGAactgtatatataataataggTGAACAATCTCTcccatataaaaaatatacttCTTACTAAAAGTCACACCACTTCTATATCTAACGTAATGTTTTTGATTGACAATCTTTTAACATAAGGTTTCAAACCGTGTGACAACATAGCTCTATAAATGCTGCTGCTACAACCAAAAGAATGGTCGCCTATATCCCTTATGAAtgcaaaatatagaaaaagaaCTTGGAACAGAGagtgtaagatcccacatcaaccaacggagagggggtgatgtgccttatatgtgtacacccgcatccatctagtacgaggccttttgggagctcactggcttcggagtcgtaggaactccgaagttaagcgagttgggggctagagcaatcccaggatgggtgacccactgggaagttgctcgtgagctcccagaaacaaaaccgtgagggcagagaggggggcccaaagtggATAATATCGTGCTATGGCGGAGCCGATCCTGgggtgtgacaatttggtatcagagccactctgccgtgtggtgtgAGTGTGCCGACGAAGACGTCGGGctcttaaggggggtggattgtaagatcccacatcaatcAACGgagagccgatcccgggatgtgatagagagagagagagagagagagacaaagtGGCTGGATTTCCTTGACTGATTAAGTTTTCTTAATCAAAAAGGGCAGAAAAGAAACCACTTTTTCTGTTGGGGCTGATATTTTCTCTACCAAAAGGACaatacaacaacaataatactAGCGACAATGGTGTGGCATCGTGTATGCTTTTTATTGGCCTGACCTGAGTGACATGTTCTGTTGAAGATCAATTTGAGTCGGTCAATTTTCCCACAATGATATTGATAGAttagaacaaaaaacaaagacatgGTACCAAATTCTACAAATCATATCAGAGAAAAACCATTGGTCActttcatttggtgggttttgtccTGCTACAATTAGAAACACTGCACAAAACAATGCAACTTTAGCCTCCTTTATTTCTTTGGCCAACAAATGCGGAAGACAATGAACCTAAACCTCAACCTTTCTTTCAGaccgaaagaaaaaaaaaacctcaacctttcttttatcttttttgaaTTCCATATCAGAGCTTAGACCCTGTTGCAGTACTTATATCAACAACTTTAAGAAAAAATCTGGTCTTTGGGATTGAAAGCTTGGCCTCCATGATTGTGCCAAGGGTGGCAATCAGCTGCCTCTTCACTGGTTTGTTAATTCCACCCATTGCTACTAGCTCACCATATGCTGCTGGCTCACTGGTGCTCCTGCCAAATGATATGGGCACCGATCCCTTAAGCAACACCATCACATACTGCACCCAAAGCAAAGTGTGTGTTCAAGGATTAAACATACAATTAAATGggataattaaagaaaattttgattggaAGTAATTCTGAAAGGGTAAAACGCGCTTTCTGATAAATAATGTTcggcaaaaaaatttatatgttCTTCTGAAATCAcacttccaattttttgaCATTCTTCTAAGGGAATTGCTTCTatacaaatattttataaacaaaagtGCTTCTTACAAAATTATTTCCAAATAAAACCTTAGTGTGTCAAGGGTCGAATTATGCTGAAATGGGTTGATGCAGACACCAACCAACCAGAAGGCACTCATATTATTGAGTgggaaaattctcaaaagcCGGAAACAAAGTGGTGGGGCTCCAACCAGAGGACAGACAGCTACTCCAATACTTAAATATCATCAAGTGGTTCCCATATATCTTGTTTATCCTAAGAAGAGCTCAGCAGCTgacttttgatttttaaacTCAAGACAAAATTATATACAATGGTCATGGCTTTTCGAGGATTGGAGAAAAGCCACTCTGGGGCTGCCCTCCCCAGCCAAATGGGACTAGTCTCAGCTCAGTGCATGTTAGGTTAAACTGGGCTAATGTCACAGCTTGCCAAgcatttttcttctccaaaacTTTAAGTCGTTGCGAAACGCCAAAAACCAAAGAATTGTAGATGTAATGGGATTAGAGGTGTGAACTCAAAATCTCCTACGAACTAAAGACTAGTATAATTTCAACAAATTAGTAGAGAATGAGTCAATGTATATCAAAACAACACATCACGTATCATATCAGTAAAACCCCATTAGGCACTAGCCCTCGACAAAACCCAGCATAAACAAACTACAATATGCAGCCCTGTTGTAGTTTGACTACCAGACCAACTCCCCTTGCTCCTCCTTGAGGTTTGCACAGATTGCCCCCATCTGCGCTGACTTTGTAACATGAGggctttttgttttgggggGGAGTCCCAAGAAATTCCAATCTTACAAGGTTGAGAGACCTTGATGCTCATTGATTTACAGAAGCCAATTCTTTTCAATCTGCTACTCTATTCATACAGAATCTGGGCAGACACTAGCTAAAAGCaattgatatgattttaggtactagaaagagaaaaagggaaCCCAAAATCAAATCTCCCTTGtgaattacaaaaaaaaaaagcagaacAAGTGATTTCCCAGTATCTAATTGCTACAGAAGAACAGCCTCTAATCTTTACTCGGATCAACTAAAAGTTAGCTAGTGGGTCTAGAGTCTCTAGACTCTATAATTTACTTGTAAAATATTGGTTTTGGCCAGTTGACATTACCTCATTTGGGAGATAAGAATATAGCATTAATCATGATTAACGGATTACAAAATACCAAGTACCAtgcatgaaattgaattaagaAACTCaactttgtgtgtgtgtgtgtgtgtgtgtgtgtttctgAGTGATTGACATGaatgaggaagagaaagaaacttACGTCTTCAGGCTTTCCAGTGATGGAAGAGATCGCTTTGGTGGCTTCAGAAAAGATGGAATCAGTGTCAAATCCATCTAGGTTCACGTTGGTGGAGATGTAAAGGCAAGGCATCTTCTGATCTTCcttcttttgagtttttgagattttgagtttgaacTTGGACAAAGAGCCGTGTTGTGGGTGGAAGGAaatatgtgagagagagacagagagaccaAACACCTTCTCTCCCTCCTCAATCTTCCTCTAATATATAGACACACTTGCAAACTTGGAAACTTCAAACAAATACCAAGTATACCGAATTAAACGTTTTAAATGTTTTGCCCTCAAATTAGATACTTTTCCTTCTTGCCAATATATATGATTAGACTGATAATAAATGGATGAGATGTATATTACACTTATAAGAACTGAGGAATCAAAGTAATATCTTCTTAATCGTATTTAGTGCTAATTAATTacacttttcttttatgaacaAAAGTTTAGAGGGAAGGAAAGGGAGTACACATTTTTTGTCAACTAGTGAAATTGCTTTATAaattttgaggaaaaaaagtgatttttaaataaaaagaaattatttttttttggggtcgaaagtgaatttcattaaaaactcACAAAAGGACATAAAAAtacaccaaaaaataaaactcaaccAACTTAACCCAACAACAAAGCAAAAGCGAATAAAAGAATAACATACAATGTACAATCTGAAAGCGAATATGCAACCAAGAGAGAGACTCATTGGTTTTTATTACAGTGAAAGAAGTTAATTGTAAGTTGTAACTCATATTCCCAATGCCACTCACTCTCGTGACTCGTAGACTTGATATTTTACCTCAATTTGCTTagtcattttttaatatttagtGTGGATTGAATAGTGGCCGGATTTGATGGTCTCTGCCATTCACATgatgcaatcttcttcttcttcttcttctttaatcaGTTTTATAGTAGTTCTGCCCATTTTATCGTTaaagaattttaattttctcccTTAAAAAACCCTTTAAGTCTCCATTAAACCAGAGATGGATTTGACAGCAGACGTTGACTGGTGCAATTGGATTGATTAAGGAGCATGATTAGGAGAATTTTAATCCAAATttctatctttgttttagggtACGTGGTCTTTAAGCACGAATTAGTAACGGAAATGACCCGACAAATTCATGCATTGAAGATTGAAGATTGAATGATTTAGAGGTTTCTAAATTCTGTTCAAGACACAAATATGAACAACGTCCACAAATGCACGTCGTTAAGatttaatgaattaaattCAACCCAAATGGTGCTCAATCCATCTTCTTGTTCGTTTCATGTTTTCCATATGGGTAATTGATTGGTTATATTATTGTATGAacgttattttcttttcattatcATACGCTTTTAGAaagatttatatatttagagtgctgctaaacgaactctaaaattaactgagtacacaatactatcaaattatttgttgaattactaatttaccctaatataaaatgacaaaaaagaatatatcgAATTACTAATTCACTAGTTTTCTAATTTGCATGCGAGATCAACAAGGTTTGCAAGTTCGATAAATCACTCAATGTCTCTGGCAATATTTCCACAGTAGCTTATGGaattaaagattttgatgcaaactcaaaatttgaaaagaggGCACgaattcatataaaaaaaaagaaattaggttTAGGATTGGTATTAGTGTGTTCTCGGGATATTTTGAtagttaaatagggtgtatTTAgataattttacattttgatttaaataatagggtgtacttagatcataagGTTCGTTTAGCAACTTTATAAaggtgatagtctaaattaacTTAAATTTAAACATAGATGTAACACGAGACTCACTATCCTAAATAATTGACCGAAGTCAAATCACGTCCGACGCtatgaataaattttttaaatttgttattttggtGGACTAGTTAAACCTTTCTAATTAAAGGGTGGAAATGGAGGAAGATCGGCCTACCTCTTTGGGAATGGCTATTGCTtctaaatattattatattagaCATTGATGATTATATTAGGTTTAACGCCATGAGATATATGtagtttgatttgatttatggATGCAAAACATGTGTTCTAAAGTCAAGCTATTCTTTCCCACTTagaaaaacttacagctgcgCAACCTTTCATTATAAAGAGGGtagataattttattttccacgACCGCAAGTGCTGTTGATgtgaagaaaacaagaagtaTATGAAAAGCAGGaacaagaaaaattgaaaaatcgaGAAGAAGTTAAAATATATGGAGGCTTCTCTGTTTGGGCAttgtctttttaatttttacgaAAGCCAAAATATTCTCACgtgcaaattaattaattttttaaacacatatttttaacttaaaatgtatatatttaCATCATTactttctgaaaattttaaatgtgtaataatatatattgttaacCATGATTGAttgaaattaatatatatcaaTCATCCTTTGAAAATtaggagaaattatagaatattatgatagtatggttACATGGTACATATTGTATAAGCTAAAAGCTACTTTTGGTTCATGTAGTTTGGCATTTCAACCACTTTTGATCCTATAGTTTCAATTTCGTCAATTTTGCCATTGTAATTTTGTGTTTGTAGCAATTCAATGACATATTAGTATTCTTATCAAATTCTTTAACGATGCAAAGGGCAATTTCGTCAATCCAAAACCCTTGAGCGTAAAAGCTTGTTTGAAATTCTACCCATTTCATATTAGGGCAAATTTTACTACTAATCTCAATTTTTGaagaaccctaaacccaaatgaccaatttcgAGCCCTAGGAGAGTTTCAAATGAGTTTTTATGCTTAAGAATTTTGGATTGACGAGATTGCCCCTTGCATCgtcaaagaaattgatagGAATACTAAATTGTCCTTGACTTGCTACAAATACCAAACTACAGGGTCAAAATTGTCGGAATTGAAACTATATGATCAAAAGTGGTTAAAGTGCTAAACTACAGAGACCAAAATTGATTTCTAGCctattgtatttgtattaTAATATGGGTGTAtgatattgtttatttttctcccTTTTAGGGAATAGTATCAATAAATATCCATTTATATTATAGGGAGTTTATGATATGTGTACAAGATAGATCACGTAGATGTACTACCGTAGTATTTTATAATCACTTGAAAGGTGGAGGGGTTACtgcaaaataataaagaaaaaaaatcaataaattagATGGGTAATGGACCAACTGAGTTTGATAATGGACAGCACACAAAAGACATGACCCATGAACCGGCCCAAGTTAATCCATGATTGGTCTGTCATGAAACGATGCGTTTCAGTCTCCCGCTCCCgtggttttttctttgaaacacTGGAGTGTAGACTCTACTAGCAGAACCAAGCTTCACCTCTGCAATGGAGGACCACGTGTTCCTCACGTGCGACCACCCTCTCAACCTTCCAACACTTTCAACCAAcgaacctctctctctctcagcccTAGCTTCCCTGAGGTCTCTGATCATCAACCCCTCAACTACCGCGCCCACAATCTCTTCCGTCATCGAAACCCTAACTCGCTCGCTCCAACTCAGTCGCGACCCGCTCGCCATTCACCACACTCTCAAGCTCCTCACTGACATGGCCTTGCGACTCCCCCACCTCTCAGGCGTCGTCTTCGACTCGGTCTGTTCCCACTCGCTCCTTTCCACCGATTCGACCCGCGTCGCCGCCGAATCTCTCGACGCACTCGCTTCTATCGCGGAGGGCAACCGAGTCCTAGCTCCCGGCATTGAAGAATTGGACGACCGTTTATTCGCCTCGCTCTGTTTCAGTCCATCTCTTTCCGTACGGCCATGGCTTCTCAGAAACGCCGACAGGTTTGGTGTACAGCCTCATTTGTTATTCACTCTGTTTCTAGGGTTTACGAAAGATCCATATCCGTACGTGAGGAAAGTTGCTTTGGACGGACTTGTTGACTTGAGCAAGAACGGTGTTATTGAGGACCCTGACATGATCGAAGGGTGCTACTTCCGTGCAGTTGAGCTTCTAAACGACATGGAAGATTGCGTTAGATCGGCTGCAGTTCGCACGGTGagcttttcttaataaaattgatttctctctgtttttctctttttgtgtgCTAACTTGCTTTATGTATTGCACATCATGAACGAACGCACAGGTGTGTGCTTGGGGTCTAATGCTGGTGGCGTGCAAGTCGGAGACGAAGGCATATTGGTCTGATGAAGTATTTGTCAAAGTAATAGCTTATTATTGATTATATTATCTGTCTTATAATAATTGacctatttaatttattctacTTCAATCTTGGCATTGCTCTATGAAATTGAGCTTTGGTCTCAACAGTCATCAAGTTATAAACTTCCTCGCTTTAGTTGCTAATGCTCATGCTGACTTGAACTCATACTCACCATTCATGCTTATACATATTTGTCCAAAGAGTCTTGCTAACTTGTTCCGGTCAAATTTTGTCTAGGAGATCATTAAGGAAATCGCAACCCTTAACCCTGCATTGTTGAATGGTAGGACATTCTCTTCCTATCATTCTGTCTCAGTGAGAGTCggaaattttttgtataaagCATCATGTAGAGTTCCTATCCTGATGTCTCATGGATTGCGTATATTTGTAGCTTTGTTCAACAGTGAGAGACATGAGCATGGAGGTTAGAGTTGAAGCTTTTTGTGCCCTTGGGAAGATAGAAATGGTATCTGAGGAAATTCTTTTGCAAACCCTGTCAAAGAAAGTTCTAGTGACCATGAAGGGAAAGAAATCTCTTGCTCAGTGCTCTGATGAACAACTAGAAACATCAGGGTCAAGTGTTGCTGGAGCTTTCATGCATGGGCTTGAGGATGAATTCCATGAGGTAACATATATCTACTCTTTGTGAAAGGGACTTTACTATATGCATGCTTTCTAATTAAGAATTATTTGTGAATCTGAAGGTGCGAAAAGCTGCATGTCATTCTCTGCGTACACTGACCATACTCTCTGCCAAGTTTGCTGGAGAAGCCTTAAACTTACTGATGGATGTACTGAATGATGACTCAATTCTTGTCCGGCTACAAGCTTTTGAAACTATGCATCGAATGGCATCCTTTGACTGTCTGACAGTGCAAGAAACACACATGCATATGGTAATGTTCTGAAATTTTGTAAGTTCATTGTTAATCAACTAATTATACGGAATGAGTACATTAAAAATCAGTAAAAGTACATTAGAAATTCTATGCACCAGGTACATCTGTGAAACCGCCTAAGTACATATTGCTTAATATGGTTTTGTTACTTGATTTTG
Protein-coding regions in this window:
- the LOC18773147 gene encoding PRA1 family protein B1, translating into MSNPTPPPILPVSTTSTTTAGSVQSQAPIATPAFRAFITHISENLRNGLSQRRPWTELFDRSAFAKPESLSEATGRVRKNYSYFRVNYLATIALIVAVSLFTHPFSLLVLLGLLAGWLFLYLFRPSDQPLVIFGRTFSDTQTLWGLIAFSIFVVFLTSVGSLLISALLVGAAVVFAHGAFRVPEDLFLDEQEPTASTGFLSFLNGAASNVAAATAPAVIAARG
- the LOC18772795 gene encoding macrophage migration inhibitory factor homolog isoform X1, producing MPCLNISANVSLEGVDTSSILSEATSTVAKIISKPEAYVMIVLKGSVPIAFGGTEQPAAYGELVSIGGLNPDVNKKLSAAIAAILETKLSVPKSRFFLKFYDTKGSNFGWNGSTF
- the LOC18772795 gene encoding macrophage migration inhibitory factor homolog isoform X2 produces the protein MPCLNISANVSLEGVDTSSILSEATSTVAKIISKPEAYVMIVLKGSVPIAFGGTEQPAAYGELVSIGGLNPDVNKKLSAAIAAILETKLSVPKSRFFLKFYDTKAHQSQEYAQCLHALHQN
- the LOC18774386 gene encoding macrophage migration inhibitory factor homolog; this translates as MPCLYISTNVNLDGFDTDSIFSEATKAISSITGKPEDYVMVLLKGSVPISFGRSTSEPAAYGELVAMGGINKPVKRQLIATLGTIMEAKLSIPKTRFFLKVVDISTATGSKL